In Nakamurella alba, a single genomic region encodes these proteins:
- a CDS encoding glycosyltransferase, with protein sequence MRRTNRSRTVLADPAFRTRAANPYNARLYDAVRGTGWQVQEFSYLGMLRGPAVVHVHWPELLFLSSHRPVQVAVRIRLFFALLRLARLRGTRLFWTAHNIGHHETRSTPSMRRLLRRRWGAEVDGALVLSADAVTALRVEYPEFAAVPVTVTPHGHYRGDYDFSPSRENAREALGLDPDRTLVVHVGQIRPYKNVPALVRAVAGIPGRPADLLVAGSANADLRAEIEDAIEDAIGAAGAAVADGAAVADGAAVADGAAVADGAAVAAGAEVSAGAEVSAGAEVSAGAEVSGATGTGDAARAAGTAGAGSAAGPAGIRFDHGHIPDEKMGAYLRAADLVVLPYTAIQNSGSAILALSAGRPVVVPDLGGMAELAVSIGSEWVHTYRGDFDSAALAAALEWWRDTPRAGAPDLDHLDWPAIAATTVAAYQDAVGGPRVRRRPS encoded by the coding sequence GTGAGGCGGACGAACCGCAGCCGGACGGTGCTGGCCGACCCGGCCTTCCGCACCCGGGCGGCCAACCCCTACAACGCCCGTCTGTACGACGCCGTCCGCGGCACGGGTTGGCAGGTGCAGGAGTTCAGCTACCTGGGCATGCTGCGCGGGCCGGCCGTGGTGCACGTGCACTGGCCGGAGCTGCTGTTCCTGTCCAGCCACCGGCCGGTCCAGGTCGCGGTCCGGATACGCCTGTTCTTCGCACTGCTGCGGCTGGCCAGACTCCGTGGGACCCGGCTGTTCTGGACCGCGCACAACATCGGCCACCACGAGACCCGGTCCACCCCGTCGATGCGGCGGCTGCTGCGCCGGCGGTGGGGCGCGGAGGTCGACGGTGCGCTGGTGCTGTCGGCGGATGCCGTCACCGCGCTGCGTGTGGAGTACCCCGAGTTCGCCGCGGTGCCGGTGACAGTGACCCCGCACGGTCACTATCGCGGTGACTACGACTTCTCCCCTTCCCGCGAGAATGCCCGGGAGGCACTGGGTCTGGATCCGGATCGAACCCTGGTCGTGCACGTCGGCCAGATCCGGCCGTACAAGAACGTGCCGGCCCTGGTGCGCGCCGTGGCAGGGATTCCAGGCAGACCCGCCGACCTGCTGGTGGCCGGCTCGGCGAACGCCGACCTGCGCGCTGAGATCGAAGATGCGATCGAGGACGCGATCGGTGCTGCCGGGGCTGCGGTCGCCGACGGTGCTGCGGTCGCCGACGGTGCTGCGGTCGCCGACGGTGCTGCGGTCGCCGACGGTGCTGCGGTCGCCGCCGGTGCCGAGGTTTCCGCCGGTGCCGAGGTTTCCGCCGGTGCCGAGGTTTCCGCCGGTGCCGAGGTTTCCGGGGCTACAGGTACGGGCGATGCTGCCCGCGCCGCCGGTACCGCCGGCGCGGGCAGCGCTGCCGGTCCGGCCGGGATCCGGTTCGACCACGGGCACATCCCGGACGAGAAGATGGGTGCCTACCTGCGCGCCGCCGATCTGGTGGTGCTCCCGTACACGGCGATCCAGAACTCGGGTTCCGCGATCCTCGCCCTGTCCGCCGGAAGACCGGTGGTGGTACCGGATCTCGGCGGCATGGCGGAGCTCGCCGTGTCGATCGGCAGCGAGTGGGTGCACACCTACCGCGGGGACTTCGACAGCGCTGCCCTGGCAGCCGCTCTCGAGTGGTGGCGGGACACCCCCCGCGCCGGGGCGCCGGATCTCGACCATCTGGACTGGCCCGCGATCGCGGCCACCACCGTGGCCGCCTACCAGGACGCGGTGGGCGGGCCGAGGGTACGCCGCCGACCGTCCTGA